The Enterobacter asburiae sequence ATGAAGGATCTGGTTAACAAAACCGGGGAGTACATCGCGAAGCTGCTGGACGTGGAGGGCGCGACGGTGGTCTCCTGCGCGTCGGCGGGCATTGCCCAGTCCGTGGCGGCGGTGCTGGTGAAAGACAGCGACTGGCTGCTGGAAAACCTGCACGTGACCCCGATTGAGAACAACGAAATCGTCCTGCCGAAAGGCCACAACGTGAACTTTGGCGCGCCGGTGGGCACCATGGTGGCGCTGGGCGGCGGCAAGCTGGTGGAGGCGGGCTACGCCAACGAATGCTCTGCCGATCAGCTGGCGGCGGCGATCACCCCGCGCACCGCGGCGATCCTCTACATTAAATCGCACCACTGCGTTCAGAAAAGCATGCTCAGCGTCGAGCAGGCGGCGGTCGTGGCGCGCAAGCACGATCTCCCGCTGATCGTCGATGCGGCGGCAGAAGAAGATCTGCACGCCTACTACCGCTCCGGCGCGGATCTGGTGATCTACAGCGGCGCGAAGGCGATTGAAGGGCCAACCAGCGGGCTGGTGATCGGCAAAACCCAGTACGTTGAGTGGGTGAAGCGCCAGACTGCGGGCATTGGCCGTGCGATGAAGGTCGGGAAAGAGGGCATTCTTGGTCTGACCTGCGCCATCGAACACTACCTGACGGCGACCAAAGAGAGCGGGGCCGAGATGGTGGCGAAGATGACGCCGTTTATCGAGGCGCTCAACACCCTGAACGGCGTGACCGCGCGCGTGGTCTGGGACAGCGCCGGTCGCGATATCGCGCGCACCGAGATTAAGTTCGACGAAGCCGCAACGGGCGTCGGCACGGGCGATCTGGTGGCGAAACTCAAACAGGGCGAATACGCCATTTACTTCCGTGGCTACAAGGCCAACGAAGGGATTATCGAGGCGGACGTGCGCAGCGTGAGCGCTGACCAGCTGAATATCGTCTACCGCCGCATTAGCGAAGTATTAGGACAGGAGAAAAACGCATGAAACTGACCCCCAACTTTTACCGTGACCGCGTCTGTCTGAACGTGCTGGCCGGCTCAAAGGCTAACGCCAGCGCCATTTACGAGGCGGCGGAAGGCCACGTGCTGGTGGGCGTGCTCTCCAAAAATTACCCGGACGTGGCGAGCGCCGTTGTCGATATGCGTGAATATGCCGCGCTGATTGATAACGCGCTTTCCGTCGGCCTCGGCGCGGGGGATCCGAACCAGTCTGCGATGGTGAGCGAAATCTCCCGTCAGGTGCAGCCGCAGCACGTCAACCAGGTCTTTACCGGCGTGGCCACCAGCCGCGCGCTGCTGGGGCAGAATGAGTCTGTGGTCAACGGTCTGGTCTCTCCGACCGGCACCATCGGCATGGTAAAAATCTCCACCGGTCCGCTGAGCAGCGCAGCACCGGACGGCATCGTGCCGGTTGAAACGGCGATTGCCCTGCTGAAAGATTTCGGCGGCAGCTCCATCAAATACTTCCCGATGGGCGGCCTGAAGTGCCGTGACGAATACAAAGCGGTGGCGGAAGCCTGCGCCCGTCACGACTTCTGGCTGGAGCCAACCGGAGGTATCGATCTGGAAAACTATGAGGAGATCCTGCAGATCGCCCTCGACGCGGGCGTGAGCAAAATCATCCCGCATATCTACAGCTCGATTATCGACAAGGCCAGCGGCGACACGCGTCCGGAAGATGTGCGTACGCTGCTTGTGATGACGAAGAAGCTGGTGACGTAGTATCTGCCCTCACCCTAACCCTCTCCCAAAGGGAGAGGGAACTTTTACCCCCTCTCCCTTTGGGAGAGGGCCGGGGTGAGGGAAAACAAACCGCACAAATATAAAGGAGCCACCATGCACACCCGTACCCTGCTTGTTGCTTCACTCTCAATGTTCTCCACTGCCGCTGTCGCCCAGACGCAATACGCCTGGGTGGGCACCTACAACCCCAACGGGGAAGGGCTGTACCGCTTTACCGTTGACCCACAAACCGGCGCGCTGGCGAATAAAACGCTGGTGAGCAAGCTGCCGAACGCCGCGCAGCTGACCGTCTCGCACGACGGCAAAACGCTCTATCTGGCAAGCGAAGTGGAGCAGGGCTTGGTGCAGGCGCTGCGGGTGGGGGATAACGGCGAGCTAAGCGAACTGAATCAGGTGGCTTCCGGCGGTGCGGGGCCGGTGTACCTGTCGCTGACGCCGAGCGGCCAGCATCTGCTGGTGGCGAACTATGTCAGCGGATCGATTGCCGTGTTGCCCGTCAACGCGGACGGCAGCCTGGGTGACGCTACGGACAAACATCAGGATCAAGGGGAACCGGGCGCGGCGAAGCCGGAAGCGGCTGTCGAAGGTAGCTTTGCCATCAGCGATCACAATGGTCCCCATGCGCACATGATCGCTGCCGATCCGAGCGGGAAATATGTTTTTTCTACCGATCTGGGGCTGGATCGTATCTATCAGTACCGCTTTGACGATCGAACCGGAAAGCTGACGCCGAACGATCCGCCGTTTATCAGCGCCTCCTCAAAAGGCGCCGGCCCGCGCCACTTTGTCTTTACGCCAAAGGGGGACGCCCTGTGGCTGATTAACGAAGAGGCGTCTACGCTCACCCATTATGCGCTGGACAGCAGCGGCAGGCTGAAAGAGGGCAAAACGGTCTCTGCCCTGCCGGACGGCTATAAAGGCACCAGCTTTGCAGCCGGGCTCGCATTAAGCGCCGACGGTAAGCAGCTGTATGTGGCTAACCGTTTGCATAACAGCATCGGGCACTTTACCGTAACAGCGGAGGGCACGCTGACCCATCAGGACGACGTGTGGACCCGCGGCGACTACCCGCGCACCCTGACGCTCGATAAACAGGGACGCTGGCTGTACGTCATGAACCAGCGCAGCGACAACATTACCCGTTTCCGCGTGGCGCAGGACGGCAAGCTGAGCTTCGAGCCTGACTATACCCCGGTCGGCAGCCCATCCCAGATGGTCATTTCACCTTAAGCTGTAAGAGGACAAACCCGTGCGATTTCCGAACCAACGTTTAGCGCAACTTTTCGATCTGTTGCAAAACGAGACGCTGCCACAGGACGAGCTGGCGCAGCGGCTGTCGGTCTCCACGCGAACCGTCCGCGCCGATATCACCGCCCTGAACGCGCTGCTGGCAAGCCACGGCGCGCAGTTTATTCTGAGCCGGGGCAACGGCTACCAGCTAAAAATTGATGATGCCGAGCGCTATCAGCAGCTTCAGGCATCGCACCCGCGCGCGCTGCGAATTCCCCGAACGGGAGCGGAGCGCGTGCACTATCTGGTGGTGCGTTTTCTGACGTCGGCGTTTTCGCTTAAGCTTGAAGATCTGGCTGACGAGTGGTTTGTCAGCCGCGCCACGCTGCAAAGCGACATGGTGGAAGTGCGCGAGTGGTTCCAGCGCTATAACCTGACGCTGGAAACCCGCCCGCGCCACGGCATGAAGCTGTTTGGCAGCGAGATGTCGGTGCGCGCCTGCCTCACCGATCTCCTGTGGGAGCTGGCGCAGCAGGACAGCCTCAACCCGCTGGTGACGGAGGTCGCGCTCAACGCCGGGGTACCGGAGCAGATGGTAGCTGTGCTGCACGACGCGCTTACCCGGCACCACATCCGCCTGACTGACGAAGGCGAGCTGTTCCTGCGTCTGTACTGTGCGGTGTCGGTGCGTCGTATCAGCGAAGGCTTTCCGCTGCCGGAATTTCATGCGGAAGACGTGGAAGAGAACGTGCGCGAGGCGGCGAAGGATATCGCGGTGGTCATTCAGGAGCTGGCGGGCAAAGCGCTGTCGCCGTCCGAAGAGAGCTGGCTGTGCGTGCACATTGCGGCGCGGCAGATTCAGGAGATCGCCCCAAGCGCGATTAACGCCGACGACGACGAGGCGCTGGTCAACTACATCCTGCGCTACATCAACACCCACTATAACTACAACCTGCTCAGCGACGCACAGCTGCACGCGGATCTGCTCACGCACATTAAAACCATGATCACCCGCGTGCGGTATCAAATCATGATCCCCAATCCGCTGCTGGAAAACATCAAGCAGCATTACCCGATGGCATGGGATATGACGCTGGCGGCGGTGTCGAGCTGGGGCAAATACACGCCGTATGCGATCAGCGAAAACGAGATTGGCTTTCTGGTGCTGCATATCGGCGTCGGGCTGGAGCGCCACTACAACATCGGCTACCAGCGCCAGCCGCGCGTGCTGCTGGTGTGCGATGCCGGGAATGCCATGGTGCGCATGATCGAGGCGGTGCTTCAGCGCAAGTATCCGCAGATCGAGGTGACGCGCACGCTCACCCTGCGCGAGTACGAGCTGGCGGATGCTATCGGCGAGGACTTTGTTATCTCTACCGCCCGCGTCAGCGAAAAATCCAAACCGGTGGTGACGATCGCCCCGTTCCCGACCGACTATCAGTTAGAGCAGATCGGCAAGCTGGTGCTGGTGGACCGCACCCGACCGTGGATGCTGGAGAAATACTTCGACGCGGCTCATTTCCGCATTCTCGACAAGCCCGTTGACCAGCAAACGCTGTTCCGCGAGCTGTGTGACCAACTTGAACACGAAGGTTTTGTTGGCGCGGAGTTTCTGGATTCGGTCGTCGAGCGTGAGGCTATCGTCAGCACCATGCTCGGTGACGGCATCGCGCTGCCTCACTCCCTCGGCCTGCTGGCGCAGAAAACGGTGGTCTACACGGTTCTGGCTCCGCAGGGCATCCCGTGGGGGGATGAAACCGCGCACGTCATCTTCCTGCTCGCCATCAGCAAAAGCGAGTACGAAGAGGCGATGGCGATTTACGATATCTTCGTCACCTTCCTGCGTGAACGGGCGATGGCGCGCCTGTGCCAGTGCGGAGATTTTGCCGGGTTTAAGGCGGTGGCAATGGAGAGTTTGAGCCGGTTTTGAGGTAAGGGCGGACGGATAACATCCGCCTTTGATCAACGCAAATGATGCACAACCTGGTTACTGCTGCCGCGCCAAATCAGCGCCGGGTCTTTTAAATCCTGTACGAACTTGCCGTCGACCAGCACGTTAATCAGTTCCACCACTTCCATTTGCTGCGCGTTCAGCTCATCCAGCTTATAGCCTGTCCAGACCCAGATATCTTTTCCCGCACACTCTGCCCGAATGCGCTTCACCAGCTTCAGGATATCCGGCACGTTTTGCGGGTGCAGGGGGTCGCCACCGGAAAGTGAGATCCCCTGACGGTGAATGCGCGTGTCGTTCAGGTCGTTGACGATCTTGTCTTCCATCTCAGCGGTAAACGGCATGCCGGAGTTCAGACGCCAGGTGCTTTTGTTGTAGCAGCCGGGGCATTCGTGGACGCAGCCTGAAACAAACAGGGTGCAGCGGGTGCCGGGGCCGTTGACGATGTCGACGGGGTAGTATTGATGGTATCGCATAGAAAATGTCCAGAGAATGTGCGCGCTGATGCCCTCACCCCGGCCCTCTCCCACAGGGAGAGGGGGAAAAGTTCCCTCTCCCTTGAGGGGTAGGGTGAGGGGGAGAACCCTGCGCAGAACTTACCCGATCTGCCCATTCCCCAAATGCTTCACGCGGCGCTTCACCTCTTCCTGCTTGCCAGCGTTAAACGGACGCGCATCCGGGCTGCCGAGATAGCCGCACACGCGACGGGTCACAGAGACGCGGGCCGCATCGTGGTTGCCGCATTTCGGGCAGGTGAAGCCTTTACTCGTACACTCGAACTCACCGGTAAAGCCGCACTCGTAGCACTCGTCGATTGGCGTGTTGGTCCCGTAATACGGCACGTGCTGATAGCTGTAATCCCATACGTCTTCCAGCGCCTTCAGGTTGTGCTGAATGTTCGGGTACTCGCCGTAGCAGATGAAGCCGCCGCTGGCGATCGGCGGATAGGCCGCTTCGAAGTCGATCTTATCGTACGGGTTCACCTTTTTCTCCACGTCGAGGTGGAAGCTGTTGGTGTAGTACCCTTTGTCGGTCACGCCTTCCACAATCCCGAACTCGGCGGTATCCAGACGGCAGAAGCGGTCGCACAGGTTCTCGCTCGGCGTGCTGTAGAGGCTAAATCCGTAGCCGGTTTCCTCTTTCCACTGGTCAACCGCGTCGCGCAGGCGTTGAACAATCGCAATGCCTTTTTCGCGCAGGGCCTCGCTGTCGTACATATGCGTATCGCCAGCCAGGGCGTTGATGGTCTCGTGGATGCCGATATAGCCCAGCGAAATCGACGCGCGGCCGTTTTTGAAGATCTCGGACACGTCATCGTCCGCCTTCAGGCGCACGCCGCAGGCCCCTTCCATATAGAGGATTGGCGCGACGCGGGCTTTCACTCCTTCAAGGCGAGCAATACGGGTCATCAGCGCCTTACGCGCCAGCTGCAGACGTTCATCCAGCAGCTTCCAGAATTCAGCTTCATTGCCTTTGGCCTCCAGCGCGATGCGCGGCAGGTTCAGGCTGATCACCCCCAGGTTGTTACGCCCGTCGTGGATCTGCTCGCCGTTTTCATCTTCGTACACGCCGAGGAAGCTGCGGCAGCCCATTGGCGTTTTAAACGAGCCGGTCACTTTAACGACCTGATCGTAGTTCAGGATGTCCGGGTACATGCGCTTGCTCGCGCACTCCAGCGCCAGCTGTTTGATGTCGTAGTTCGGGTCGCCAAACTTGTGGTTCAGGCCGTCGCGAATCGCGAACACCAGTTTCGGGAATACCGCCGTTTTGCGGTTCTTGCCGAGGCCGGAAATACGGTTGCGCAGGATGGACTGTTGAATCAGGCGTGATTCCCAGCTGGTGCCCAGGCCAAAGCCGAAGGTTACAAACGGCGTCTGGCCGTTGGCGGTGTGCAGCGTGTTCACCTCATATTCCAGTGACTGGAACGCGTCGTAGCACTCTTTTTCGGTGCGGGAGTGCGCATAGCCGTCCGCGTCCGGGATCTGCCACTCTTCGGCGGTTTTACGGTGCTTGTTGAAGCTCGCCGTTACGAACGGGGCCAGCACTTCATCAATGCGGTTAATGGTGGTCCCGCCGTAAATATGGCTCGCCACCTGGGCGATGATCTGTGCCGTAACCGCGGTGGCGGTGGAGATGGATTTTGGCGGTTCAATCTCGGCGTTACCCATTTTAAAACCGTGGGTCAGCATGCCTTTCAGGTCAATCAGCATGCAATTGAACATCGGGAAGAACGGCGAATAGTCGAGATCGTGATAGTGGATCTCGCCGCGCTCGTGCGCAGACACCACGTCGCGCGGCAGCAGGTGCTGACGGGCATAGTGTTTGGCGACGATACCGGCCAGCAGGTCGCGCTGGGTCGGGATCACTTTACTGTCTTTGTTGGCGTTTTCGTTGAGCAGGGCAGAGTTGGTCTGCTCCACCAGGCCACGGATCTCCTGGTTCAGGCGACCGCGCTTCTCACGCTGCACGTCACGATCGTGGCGGTACTCAATATAGGCGCGCGCCAGCTGCTTGTAAGGCCCCGCCATCAGCTGGTTTTCAACCGCGGTCTGGATCTCGTTGATATCGACCTGGCTGCGTTCAGTCATCTGGCTGCTAACGACTTCTGCGACGGTGGCGCAGTAATCTGCGTCATCGACTCCCGCTGCTTTAGCTGCACGCAGAATGGCTTCCTGGATGCGCTCTGATTTAAACGGCACTTTACAGCCATCACGTTTCATCACATGCGGTGTCATGATCACTCCATTTTTTGAAAACAGGTTATCCACAGAGGTGGAGAAGTATTCACCGGGCGTATTCCCCGCCGGGCCAAAGACTTCCCGCGTTCCCAGCTCGTGTTATCCACAGTTCCGGCCAGCGTCAGCGCCGTCTTGTTGTTGGAATAGTAGACGAAAAATACAAGATGTTGGGTCGGCGTGCATTTTAAGTGCTACATATAGTGATTTGCATCAAACAAGTTTGCGATTTATTTGACGCAGAACAAAGTAAAAAGACGAGAGTACAAACGGCGGGCGCTTCAGCCTTTGTAAAGACGCAGAGGAAAAATCTGATTAATTATTCAACAAAAACAAGCGCTCAGCACGGTACGTGCTGAGCGCTGTTCGGTTAACTGATTCCGCAGGCCCAGCTCAATCCTGCCTGTATAAAGGCTGCTGTAGCGATACTGCCCAGTATCACCGGAATGAGAAGGGAACGGTCGGGGGACGCATCCTGTTTTTGCGGTTCTTCAGCACTCAGGGCGGACATCGCCTCTTCCCGGGTGCGCGACGCCAGAAGCTGCTCACGTACCCGATCTTCCGTCAATAAACTGGTCAGCGTCGTCAGCAGCTGCATATGGGTACTGCCTGCTTCTGCGGGCGGAATGGCGAGCAGAAAAACCATTCTCACCTCTTCATCCCCTTCCAGACCCGGCCAGCGTATCGGGTCGTCAAAGAGCGCCAGACAAAACGCCGCCTGCTGCACCGCCTCGGTTTTACCGTGCGGAACGGCGAGCGCTTCACCCAGCGCGGTAGGGCCTTCGCTTTCGCGTTGTAAAACGCTCTGGATAAACGTTTCTTGATCGCTGATGATTTTCCGCCCGGCGAGCGGTTCGGCGAGCCAGCGGATCAGCGCTTCAGGCGTACGGTGCGGCGGGTTGATAAAAACCAGATCGGGGTGCGTCAATGCAAGCAAGTTCATATTAAGCCTCCATTAAAAAATCGCAGGTCGCGGAAGGGGGGATCGCCGTTACCGGCTGCACTGGCTCTTCCAGATAGTTGATCTGATGGAGCTCTGCCAGCGCTGCCGGGACGGGAACCGGCTGCGTCCCGGCGTTAAATACCCGGACGACCGTGCCGCGCGACTGCTGCGCATGGGGTAGGGCAGAAAGGATGAGCGGCTCCGGCAGGGTCAATAGTGAGAATTGTGCCGGAAGCTGGCGGTCGGGCAGGCGCAACGAAAAGCGCTCAAGACGGTGATCGAGCGTGTGCAACGATTGCCGCTGGTAGGTGAAGGGCTGCCCGGCTGCCTGATTTTCTAGCCGACGAAGCGTGAGATGGTCGGCGCTGTCGGCCAGCGCGACGGTGAATGAAAAGTGCAGCGGTTTCAGCAACTGGGCATCGGGGGTCTCAACCACCGTATTATTAATGCCGGACGCCCGGCCTGGCCGCCAGTCGAGATCGTTGCGTCCGAGTACGCCCGTCGCTTTAAACAACGTCAGGGCTATCGCCGCCGGTTCGCTGCCGATAATCTGAAACTCCTTCATACCTCGGCTATTCACCACCAGCGCTTTGCCCGCTTCCGCGACGGCAATAATGCCTTCGGTGGTTTCGATATCCACGGGCATCTCGCGATAGCGCTCCTGCCAGTTTTCACCGGCACACCCCGTTTCGCGCTGGATTATCGCGAAGGGCTGGGAGGCGATAGCGTGACGGGTGTGAATATCGCTGCCGATCAGTAAACGTAGCCGGTGATCGCAGTGGCTATTTTCAAGCGTACTCTCGACATACAGGTTCGGATCGTCGTGGCGTAATTCGCACACCAGACGAATGGATAGCGGCGTTCGGTCCGTATTCTGACGGCCTGCGAGATCCTGCGGAAGAAGCATCGTGGCCTCAACGATCAGCTTTTCAACAAGTGGCGTTTTCAGGCTGTCGACGAGCGTAAAATGCGAACAGCGCGTCGGTACGTCGCCCGCAAGCGGCGAGAAATCGTAGCTGTCGCCCGCATCCGCGCAGTCTTCAAGGGTAAAGAGAGAGGGGATACGCCTGCCGCTGCGTTTGTCTTCCAGGATTAGCGTTCCGGCGTCCAGCGACAGTCGATAGTGCGCATTCACTATCTCGCTTCCCTTTGTCTGTACATGCTGGCGGAACGGCGCAGGGTCATCTTCCACGTTAACCGTGATGTAGCCGACCGACGGCAGAACCGGGGTTTGCAAAGCAACCTGCCAGCGGAAATAAGGGGGAAGGGGCGTTTCACACTCGCCTTCAGCGGTAAGGGAGATCGCTGTTCCGCCGGGCAACACGTCTCTTTTCAGAACGTCGAAGGGGATGGGCTGGCCCTGATACGTCAGCGCGATATTGTCAGCGCGGCTGTAGAGAGTGGTTTTCACCACGCGTTGCGTTTGCTCGGCCAGCGGGTTGAAAATCAGCAGGTCGCCGTCCTGAATGCAGGCGGCCAGGGTTTTCACCACCAGATTCCACAGGCTGTGGCACAGCTGTTCGGTTTGCTCCAGCCGATGCAGGATGTCGCGGTTGGTGGCATCACTGTTACAGCCGCCAATGGAGTCGTGGGCGTGGCTTCGCAACAGCTTCTTCCAGAGGGTATCGACCACTGAGAGGTTGACCGGGATGCCCTGATGACGCGCCATGGCGATTGTCGGCTCCAGCTGTCGCAGGATGAACTGCTCAACCTCATCATTTTTCTTTTTGATGTCGTAGCGCACGGAGCCGATCGTTTTATGAATGCGGGTGTAGCGCGGTGATTTCAGCTCTCCTTCCCATAGTTCAAACTGCTCACGCTGCGCGCGCAGGGTGTCGACGTAGCGCTCCAGCGAACTGAGGACGTAACGGTCCTCGTCTGGGGAGCGTGCGCTGGCGAACTCCAGGATTTTCGGCAGCGCCGGGTCGATGCTGACCTGATCGCCGCCGCAGGGCAGGAGCAGGTCGTTGATACCGGCGCGTGAACGCAGGTGATTGACCATCGGAAAGATTTTGCCCTCCAGATGGCTCGCTTCTGACCCTATGTTTTTCGCCGCGCCATAACCGAACGCCATCGCGCAGGCGATAACGGTCGCCCCTGACGGCGCGCGCCAGAGGAACTGGCTGCTTTTGGCGTGCCTGTCATGATCGATACCGCGCCAGAAGACGATGCTGTCGAGATTGCAGCCCTGCAAAATCGTCGGCATCTGCGCATTGTGGCCGAAGGTATCCGGAAGATAGCCAACCTGCATGGCGTGCCCCAGCGTCCGGGCGGCGAAGATGCCGTATTTGAGGTTGCGGATGATGGATTCGCCATGCACGTTGTAGGTGTCCGTCTGGGTATACCATGGCCCCACGAAGATCCTTTTGTCTCTGACCAGCGTTTCCAGCCTGGCGCGATAATCGGGATTGATAGCGAGAAAGTCCTCCACCACCGCCATCTGGCCGTCAAGGTGATAGCAGCTGTACGCCGGGTCCTGCTCCAGCGTGTCGATGACTTCCGCAAAGTTATATGACGCCAGCACCATGCTGTCCTGACGGGTGAAATACCACTCCTGATCCCAGTGCGTGTGGGCAATGACATGGATCTGATTCATGACGTTCCCCTTACCTGGCGTTCTTTGGGCTGACGTAAAGCACGCCCAGGGCGCAAATCAGTGCGCCAATAAAGACGCTCGCCAGGTAGCCCGCCACGTTGGTTGCCAGCGGCCAGCCCCAGATGGCCGGTAGCGGCAGCGTCTGCTTCACGCCGAGTGCAATGGCGACCAGCGCGCCGGCGACGGCACCGGTCATGAACACCGGGATCAGGCGTGGGTTTTTCAGGATGAACGGGATCGCACCTTCCGAGATCCCAATAACGCCCAGCAATAGCGAGGTGCTGCCAACGGTCTTCTCTTCCCGGCTGAAGACATCCGGTAGTCCAAAGCGGCCGTTAAGGAACGCGGCAAAGCCAACGCCAATAGAGGGGATGACGATGGAGAGTTCACGGGCGGTTAAATCAAACGTCTCGCTCATGCCATTCAGGCCGAGTGCGACGGAACCTGCCGCCTTGTTGACCGGGCCGCCCAGGTCGAACGCGGTGCCTGCGGCGATCATCGCAGAATAGAACCCGCGCCCGGTGTCACCTGCCGAGGTAAAAAAGACCACCATCAGCTGGTTAAGTGAGCCAAAAATCGGGTTAATCAGGTATTCCATGACCATTACCAGCGTAATGCCGGTGATCAGCGGGACGATCAGCATAGTCTTAATGGTGGTCAGCTGTTGGCGGACGTGAATAGCATCGTTCAGCCAGCGCACCAGATAGCCCACAAAAAAGCCGATGCCGATCGCGCCGAAAAAGCCGGACGGCATAAAACCTTCGATATCAAAGAAGCGCTTGTAGACTTCGTCGGACATAATGCCGCCGATAAGCCCTGGGATCAGCGCCGGTTTGCCGGCAATGGAAAATGCCAGATACATAGCGAAAACCGGATACATGAACTTGATGGTCATAAAGCCCACTTTATCCAGCACGCTGAACGGCGAATGTTCGATGTTAATAAACTGGCCGGTAATTTTAGCCGTCGCCATCATCAGCCCGCCCATGACCACCACCGGCAGCATATAGCTGATGGCTGCCATGATATGGCCGATAAAAATCTGGTAAGCCGAACGCTGAAGATCGTCTTCATGTACGACAGTGGTGACGCTTTTTTCCATGGCCAGCGCCTGACGCAGATAGCGATCGGTATGCTTGATCAGCTCTTGCGTACGGGTCTGAAGGTGAGGAATGTTTTCAAAGCGCTCGGTATCCTGAATGGTGACGTCGGTTGCCAGAATAATGGCCGTGGCGGAGGCGATGTCCTGCTTCGTTAAGCGGTTTTTAACGCCGTCGCTGCCCTGCGTTTCGACCTTAACCTCAATATTGTGCGCTTTAGCCCATGCAATAATTTTATTCGCCGCCATAAAGGTATGTGCAATGCCCGTCGGGCAGGCTGTTACCGCGACAACTTTTTGTTTCGTCATTGTCATAATTCCCTGGATGTGAAAACAGGGAAAGTATAAAGAGAACCTAAAACAGTTTTTAACGTTTGCTAATACTAATTACGTATCGTGATACGCGTAAATGCAATGTGTGAAGCGCCTTCCAGAGACTATTTTTCCGTTGTGTTAATATCATGTCGGGATTAAACAGGGCGTAATTTATGAATTCATTTCAGGGAAGTGAACGTTTGATATTTGAATACATTCAGCATCACGCGTGTAATATTTCTAATATATCGGCAAAAGAGATTGCCCGTGATACCTTTACAACGACAACATCCGTTAATCGTGTGTGTAAAAAAATGGGGTATAAAAGTTATACCGAGCTCCGGTACCGTTTTTTGCGCGATCATTTTACCCCTGCGCCAGTAGCGCCCGACGTAGGGCCACAGGCGGACGATATTGTGGCGGAGGTGTCCAGGTTGCTCGCCCATTCCAGCCATATCTATCTGTACGCACGCGGCGCCTCGCTCACCAGCCTCAACTACCTGTCGCGCTTTTTATCGCTGGCGAGCCTGCCGCACCTTATTTTGAATGACATGCACCAGCTGACACGGGTATCGAAGGGGACGCTGGTGCTGATCAGTAAATCCGGGGAGACGCAGTCGCTGATTGAAATGGCGCGTAACGCGCTGCGTAAAGGCTTAAAGATTATTGCCATTACCCGCGAGGGGTCGACACTGGCGGCAATTTCAACGCTATGCTGGCCGTTACCGATCGACATTAACGCGGTGTCGCTGTATCAGCGGGAGGGCCAGCTTGAACTGTTAAGCGCCGTGGATCGTATCGGCTGCAGGCTGCTGCAGCACGATACGGTGTAGTCAGGTCGTCAGAGCTGCTTCACTATCCCCAGACGTACGGCATAATCATTTTCATGGTTGCCGTCATCGTTGATATAGGTTTTATCCAGTGATACCAGCTCGACGTATGGCGTCCAGCCATCGTCGAGCTTGTAGTTGAACGCGACGGTATGTTCCCAGTAGGTATCATCCCCGGTTCCCTGATCGACATTATCCTGCCAGCGAAAGCGCGGGTTGTAGGACATGCCGAATTTGCCAATGTTGTACGCGAACCAAATGTCGAACTGGTGTGACTGGCGGCGGGTGTAGCCGCTGCCGTCGAGTTCTTTGTCGCTGTGCGCGTCATTTA is a genomic window containing:
- a CDS encoding DgaE family pyridoxal phosphate-dependent ammonia lyase — encoded protein: MPSIYEKYNLKQVINTSGRMTALGVSTPRPEVVQAAMDGMNHYFEMKDLVNKTGEYIAKLLDVEGATVVSCASAGIAQSVAAVLVKDSDWLLENLHVTPIENNEIVLPKGHNVNFGAPVGTMVALGGGKLVEAGYANECSADQLAAAITPRTAAILYIKSHHCVQKSMLSVEQAAVVARKHDLPLIVDAAAEEDLHAYYRSGADLVIYSGAKAIEGPTSGLVIGKTQYVEWVKRQTAGIGRAMKVGKEGILGLTCAIEHYLTATKESGAEMVAKMTPFIEALNTLNGVTARVVWDSAGRDIARTEIKFDEAATGVGTGDLVAKLKQGEYAIYFRGYKANEGIIEADVRSVSADQLNIVYRRISEVLGQEKNA
- a CDS encoding KDGP aldolase family protein; its protein translation is MKLTPNFYRDRVCLNVLAGSKANASAIYEAAEGHVLVGVLSKNYPDVASAVVDMREYAALIDNALSVGLGAGDPNQSAMVSEISRQVQPQHVNQVFTGVATSRALLGQNESVVNGLVSPTGTIGMVKISTGPLSSAAPDGIVPVETAIALLKDFGGSSIKYFPMGGLKCRDEYKAVAEACARHDFWLEPTGGIDLENYEEILQIALDAGVSKIIPHIYSSIIDKASGDTRPEDVRTLLVMTKKLVT
- the nrdG gene encoding anaerobic ribonucleoside-triphosphate reductase-activating protein, which encodes MRYHQYYPVDIVNGPGTRCTLFVSGCVHECPGCYNKSTWRLNSGMPFTAEMEDKIVNDLNDTRIHRQGISLSGGDPLHPQNVPDILKLVKRIRAECAGKDIWVWTGYKLDELNAQQMEVVELINVLVDGKFVQDLKDPALIWRGSSNQVVHHLR
- a CDS encoding BglG family transcription antiterminator, with the protein product MRFPNQRLAQLFDLLQNETLPQDELAQRLSVSTRTVRADITALNALLASHGAQFILSRGNGYQLKIDDAERYQQLQASHPRALRIPRTGAERVHYLVVRFLTSAFSLKLEDLADEWFVSRATLQSDMVEVREWFQRYNLTLETRPRHGMKLFGSEMSVRACLTDLLWELAQQDSLNPLVTEVALNAGVPEQMVAVLHDALTRHHIRLTDEGELFLRLYCAVSVRRISEGFPLPEFHAEDVEENVREAAKDIAVVIQELAGKALSPSEESWLCVHIAARQIQEIAPSAINADDDEALVNYILRYINTHYNYNLLSDAQLHADLLTHIKTMITRVRYQIMIPNPLLENIKQHYPMAWDMTLAAVSSWGKYTPYAISENEIGFLVLHIGVGLERHYNIGYQRQPRVLLVCDAGNAMVRMIEAVLQRKYPQIEVTRTLTLREYELADAIGEDFVISTARVSEKSKPVVTIAPFPTDYQLEQIGKLVLVDRTRPWMLEKYFDAAHFRILDKPVDQQTLFRELCDQLEHEGFVGAEFLDSVVEREAIVSTMLGDGIALPHSLGLLAQKTVVYTVLAPQGIPWGDETAHVIFLLAISKSEYEEAMAIYDIFVTFLRERAMARLCQCGDFAGFKAVAMESLSRF
- a CDS encoding lactonase family protein encodes the protein MHTRTLLVASLSMFSTAAVAQTQYAWVGTYNPNGEGLYRFTVDPQTGALANKTLVSKLPNAAQLTVSHDGKTLYLASEVEQGLVQALRVGDNGELSELNQVASGGAGPVYLSLTPSGQHLLVANYVSGSIAVLPVNADGSLGDATDKHQDQGEPGAAKPEAAVEGSFAISDHNGPHAHMIAADPSGKYVFSTDLGLDRIYQYRFDDRTGKLTPNDPPFISASSKGAGPRHFVFTPKGDALWLINEEASTLTHYALDSSGRLKEGKTVSALPDGYKGTSFAAGLALSADGKQLYVANRLHNSIGHFTVTAEGTLTHQDDVWTRGDYPRTLTLDKQGRWLYVMNQRSDNITRFRVAQDGKLSFEPDYTPVGSPSQMVISP